From one Bacillus sp. FJAT-42376 genomic stretch:
- a CDS encoding DUF5316 family protein has product MTQFFLYAGIVCIIISGMAIGAWVHGDRQRANFFSETKEHRNTKTRVAMYSGLAGIICLGISGLIWYL; this is encoded by the coding sequence ATGACCCAATTCTTTTTATATGCGGGAATTGTCTGCATCATCATTTCTGGAATGGCTATTGGAGCCTGGGTGCATGGAGATCGGCAAAGAGCGAATTTCTTTTCTGAGACGAAGGAACACCGGAATACGAAAACGAGAGTGGCTATGTATTCTGGATTGGCGGGAATCATTTGTTTGGGGATATCGGGATTGATCTGGTATTTGTAA
- a CDS encoding MerR family transcriptional regulator, with the protein MEYTVQKLAKLAGVTARTLRYYDEIGILKPVRMNASGYRIYGTAEVDRLQQILFYRELGVALEYIREILDDPGFSGGKALIEHREKLLERRKQLDLLIANVEKTISASEGTMDMQDLEKFEGFKKAKLEENEVKYGKEIRSRYGDETVDRSNETFQNMTKEQHEAAVKLEQEMKSVLAEAFITGDPAGSAAQKAADLHKQWLSHYWPEYSKEAHAGLADMYTEDERFKAYYDEQQTGLAEFLRDAIHVYTGQKK; encoded by the coding sequence ATGGAATATACGGTGCAAAAGCTCGCTAAACTGGCAGGGGTTACGGCCAGGACCCTTCGATATTACGATGAAATTGGCATTCTAAAGCCGGTAAGAATGAATGCATCGGGGTATCGGATTTATGGTACAGCGGAAGTGGATCGGCTGCAGCAGATCCTCTTCTACCGGGAGCTTGGGGTGGCCCTGGAATACATACGGGAAATTCTGGATGATCCCGGTTTCAGCGGGGGGAAGGCGCTGATCGAACATCGTGAAAAACTCCTGGAGAGGCGAAAGCAGCTTGATTTGCTGATCGCAAATGTTGAGAAGACCATTTCAGCAAGCGAAGGGACAATGGATATGCAGGATCTGGAAAAGTTCGAAGGATTTAAGAAAGCAAAGCTTGAGGAAAATGAGGTGAAATACGGAAAGGAAATCCGCAGCCGATATGGGGATGAAACCGTCGACCGTTCCAATGAAACCTTTCAAAACATGACTAAAGAGCAGCATGAAGCAGCGGTGAAACTAGAGCAGGAGATGAAATCCGTTTTGGCGGAAGCCTTTATAACAGGCGACCCAGCGGGATCCGCTGCTCAAAAAGCAGCAGATTTGCATAAGCAGTGGCTGAGCCATTATTGGCCGGAATACAGCAAAGAAGCCCATGCAGGACTTGCTGATATGTACACGGAAGATGAACGGTTCAAGGCTTACTACGATGAGCAGCAGACCGGACTCGCTGAATTTTTGAGGGACGCGATACATGTTTATACGGGTCAGAAAAAGTAA
- a CDS encoding DUF1761 family protein, producing MLIDWTHIHYVSVLAGAVLYILYGGMYYSILLKEKGEFSKNETRGPIKYAVSVVIAFISSFLTAILVQSIWTGSLLTGLGIGFIIGLLISLVYVKNSLFGLMSRKAMFIAIGDHLVIFTLLGGLHGLLN from the coding sequence ATGCTAATTGATTGGACTCATATCCATTATGTATCCGTACTTGCAGGTGCTGTCCTCTATATCCTTTATGGCGGCATGTATTATTCTATTTTGCTTAAGGAAAAGGGAGAATTCTCGAAGAACGAGACCCGGGGCCCAATAAAGTATGCGGTCTCAGTTGTTATTGCTTTTATCAGTTCGTTCTTAACCGCCATCCTTGTTCAGTCCATTTGGACCGGCAGTCTGCTGACCGGATTGGGAATCGGCTTCATCATCGGCCTTCTCATCTCTCTTGTTTATGTAAAGAATTCCTTATTTGGTTTAATGAGCAGAAAAGCGATGTTCATTGCCATTGGAGATCATCTCGTGATTTTCACCCTGCTCGGCGGGCTGCACGGACTGCTGAACTGA
- a CDS encoding PH domain-containing protein, producing the protein MVFRSKLDSFFIKIMVCTAIFVGLVLFVPLFFDSSAGPIVYLIEAGIFLAVVLFFIWSIASLEYTFHPGFLTVKGGPLKSKIPYEEITRAAPTRDIYTGYRLVSSRYAIDLSYRSASLGSVKITPENPEQFLKELRKHCPQAVIEEDKILSLLGRV; encoded by the coding sequence GTGGTATTCCGTTCAAAACTCGACTCGTTTTTTATAAAAATCATGGTGTGTACAGCCATTTTTGTGGGACTCGTTTTATTTGTTCCGCTGTTTTTCGATTCATCGGCCGGGCCAATCGTCTATTTAATCGAAGCAGGAATTTTCCTGGCAGTTGTGCTGTTTTTCATCTGGTCGATTGCATCGTTAGAATATACTTTTCATCCAGGCTTTCTGACGGTTAAGGGAGGCCCTTTAAAAAGCAAAATTCCATACGAAGAGATTACACGGGCCGCTCCGACCCGCGATATTTATACAGGCTACCGGCTCGTTTCATCCAGATACGCCATTGATTTGTCCTACCGGTCTGCGTCCCTTGGAAGTGTAAAAATTACACCGGAGAATCCGGAGCAGTTTCTTAAAGAGCTTAGAAAGCATTGCCCGCAGGCGGTTATAGAGGAAGATAAGATTTTGAGCCTGCTTGGACGTGTTTAA
- a CDS encoding GNAT family N-acetyltransferase, with translation MLQFWAGVKNDAGELIGFGYVAGAGLQHGYMEDLLVHPDYERHGIGGQIVKALLLGSERSGLEIVTLTFRAEHEEFYKCCGFTLCSGGVWRRN, from the coding sequence TTGCTGCAATTTTGGGCAGGTGTGAAAAATGATGCAGGAGAACTGATTGGATTTGGATATGTGGCAGGCGCAGGGCTGCAGCACGGATACATGGAAGATCTATTAGTCCATCCTGATTACGAAAGGCATGGAATAGGAGGACAAATTGTAAAAGCTTTGCTACTAGGATCAGAGAGAAGCGGATTGGAAATCGTGACGCTCACCTTTCGTGCTGAGCATGAAGAATTTTATAAATGCTGCGGATTCACGCTTTGTTCAGGAGGGGTTTGGAGAAGAAATTAG
- a CDS encoding ATP-binding protein, whose protein sequence is MEFILLFAISLIPLTISFTILYFANGVLTRALSLFLLMLSFWQIDISVLYAYDLLNLAMIDFIFRAFRAGPVFIMPIVYFFAYQIVKENRISSFIALFVNKAGLVLVTSFSTLVYLINYTNYGIQSYASDQAKTFDLPHWFPVYGEYSILFKINVLFVFINTFLLLIATIKVKNQVERSFYFKLVIAALIIFLNGLLSGFSFIPLFFSSLNSIFATVLLFVSFFKMQSKRITFVNRKLSRQSSLLESIMDISPNCIIVKNRRDIIVRVNDTFCDIFQVSRDELIGSPYYAMAAKHHFTEAEQEAQQSITEYRGRARWIQWEVKRILEDQGEIYTLYFGIDITEQKQNEQILLSSEKLKVLGEMAASVAHEIRNPLTTIRGFIQLLKERNTQSNFEHIILDEIDRINQVLKELLVLAKPEAKQKLDAAQSPANVLEEIKNLHLLTGPLAIEENKEMKMENRLSGSAAAYMHKDYFKQVFINLIKNSLEATSEKGKIKIILDDTPSQIRVRVIDNGIGMSKDLLEKIGEPYYTNKEKGTGIGLTICFKLIRENNGTLTVKSKSKMGTAITVCIPKAPQVLS, encoded by the coding sequence ATGGAATTTATCCTGTTATTTGCAATTTCTTTGATTCCTCTGACCATATCATTTACGATCCTTTATTTTGCAAACGGTGTTCTGACCAGGGCTCTTTCCCTTTTTTTGCTTATGCTTTCCTTTTGGCAAATTGATATATCCGTTTTATATGCCTATGATTTATTAAACCTTGCCATGATCGATTTCATTTTTCGGGCATTTAGGGCGGGACCTGTTTTTATCATGCCAATTGTTTATTTCTTTGCCTATCAAATTGTGAAAGAGAACCGTATTTCTTCCTTTATTGCCCTGTTTGTGAATAAAGCCGGACTTGTTCTCGTAACGTCTTTCAGTACTTTAGTCTATCTTATTAATTATACAAACTATGGAATTCAATCGTACGCTTCCGATCAGGCAAAGACATTTGATTTGCCTCACTGGTTTCCCGTGTATGGTGAATACAGCATTCTTTTTAAAATCAATGTGCTGTTCGTCTTTATTAATACGTTCCTGCTTCTGATTGCGACGATAAAAGTCAAAAATCAGGTTGAAAGAAGCTTTTATTTTAAACTGGTCATTGCGGCTCTTATTATATTTTTAAATGGGCTTTTAAGCGGCTTTTCATTTATCCCCCTGTTTTTCTCAAGTTTAAATTCCATTTTTGCCACCGTTTTATTATTTGTCAGTTTCTTCAAAATGCAATCCAAACGTATAACGTTTGTTAACAGAAAGCTATCCAGACAAAGCAGTTTGCTTGAGTCCATCATGGATATTAGCCCAAATTGCATCATTGTAAAGAATAGACGGGATATCATTGTCCGGGTTAATGACACATTTTGCGATATTTTCCAGGTCTCAAGGGACGAGCTGATTGGCAGCCCCTATTATGCAATGGCCGCCAAGCATCATTTCACGGAAGCTGAGCAGGAAGCGCAGCAATCCATAACAGAATATCGGGGCAGGGCCCGCTGGATTCAGTGGGAAGTGAAAAGAATTTTGGAAGATCAAGGGGAAATTTATACTCTATACTTTGGAATTGACATTACGGAGCAAAAACAAAACGAACAAATCCTCCTTTCTTCAGAAAAATTAAAGGTCCTGGGAGAAATGGCTGCAAGTGTCGCACACGAAATCCGCAATCCATTAACGACAATCCGGGGATTTATCCAATTACTTAAAGAAAGAAATACCCAATCCAATTTTGAACATATCATATTGGATGAAATCGACCGGATCAATCAAGTTTTAAAAGAGTTATTGGTTTTAGCCAAGCCAGAAGCAAAACAAAAATTAGATGCTGCGCAGTCCCCTGCAAATGTCCTGGAGGAAATAAAAAACCTCCATCTCCTGACTGGTCCATTGGCCATTGAGGAAAACAAAGAAATGAAGATGGAAAACCGTCTATCGGGATCTGCTGCAGCCTACATGCATAAAGATTATTTCAAACAGGTTTTCATCAATTTAATAAAAAACAGCCTTGAAGCAACGTCAGAAAAAGGGAAAATTAAAATTATTCTGGATGACACTCCCTCACAGATCCGAGTACGGGTAATCGATAATGGAATTGGAATGAGCAAGGACCTTCTCGAAAAAATTGGAGAGCCCTACTATACAAATAAAGAGAAAGGAACAGGTATTGGATTAACCATTTGTTTTAAGCTGATTAGAGAAAATAATGGAACCCTCACTGTAAAAAGTAAAAGCAAGATGGGAACAGCCATTACAGTCTGTATTCCGAAAGCACCTCAGGTTCTCTCTTAA
- a CDS encoding beta-ketoacyl synthase N-terminal-like domain-containing protein — translation MKNVITGCGIIGPSFSAVNRFSEILFNGECVVKKRVFNNESYYIGEVEEDTISDIGQKEKKRYPKQLRMLLHACKQAVEEAEIHLNGYRTAVIVGTSAGQISEIERNALASGSCEKRSPYSIGNMNSHSLSTSINAAYGLNGMSFTLSNSCTSSLDALHLADILLTANQVDLCIVGGVDSPICQTVLDGFSPLKVLQNGREYSGPFSNGKGFSMSEGAGVIIAERFDIANKRRAKSIGVIESVCMTQDAVSPYLSDPTGNLLLQAVDHCLLSGFPSYINSQALGILENDRIEEMIYQKRFLNAGIPLTSIKGMVGHSMGASGIFQLISSLISMKENFIPPTIPACISNDLPISTSVLSRDVQSVLITAHGYGGNNCAALISKGDT, via the coding sequence GTGAAAAATGTCATTACAGGATGCGGAATTATTGGTCCGTCTTTTTCTGCAGTTAACCGCTTTTCTGAAATATTATTTAATGGGGAATGTGTTGTTAAAAAGAGAGTTTTTAATAATGAATCGTATTACATAGGAGAAGTTGAGGAAGACACGATTTCAGACATAGGACAGAAAGAAAAAAAGAGATATCCGAAGCAACTGCGAATGCTCCTGCACGCTTGTAAACAGGCGGTTGAAGAAGCCGAAATTCACTTAAATGGGTACCGCACTGCGGTCATTGTCGGGACTTCGGCCGGCCAGATCTCAGAAATTGAGAGAAACGCCTTAGCTTCCGGTTCTTGTGAAAAACGGTCTCCCTATTCTATAGGGAATATGAATAGCCATTCTCTCTCAACCAGCATTAATGCGGCATACGGATTAAACGGGATGTCTTTTACACTATCCAATAGCTGCACATCCAGCCTTGATGCTCTTCATCTCGCAGATATATTATTAACAGCGAATCAAGTGGATCTCTGTATAGTGGGAGGTGTCGATTCCCCAATTTGCCAAACCGTACTGGATGGCTTCTCACCGCTTAAAGTCTTACAAAATGGCAGGGAGTATTCCGGTCCCTTTTCAAATGGGAAAGGCTTTTCTATGTCTGAAGGGGCAGGAGTCATCATTGCAGAACGTTTTGATATAGCAAATAAAAGGCGGGCTAAGTCCATAGGAGTGATAGAATCTGTATGCATGACGCAAGATGCCGTTTCCCCTTACCTAAGTGATCCAACGGGAAACTTATTGCTGCAGGCAGTAGACCACTGCCTTCTATCAGGATTTCCATCCTATATCAATAGCCAGGCCCTCGGGATATTAGAAAATGATAGAATAGAAGAGATGATTTACCAGAAAAGATTTTTAAATGCGGGTATTCCCCTCACCTCGATCAAGGGAATGGTTGGCCATTCTATGGGGGCTTCGGGGATATTTCAGTTGATTTCAAGCTTGATCAGTATGAAGGAAAACTTCATTCCTCCTACGATTCCTGCATGTATATCAAATGATTTGCCCATAAGCACTTCGGTTTTAAGCAGAGACGTTCAAAGCGTACTGATTACTGCCCATGGATATGGCGGCAATAACTGTGCCGCCCTCATTTCAAAAGGAGATACATAA
- a CDS encoding CBS domain-containing protein — protein sequence MNIAFFLIPKKEVVHLPIHATMRQALEKMEYHRYSALPLLDEKGKYVATLTEGDLLWKMKNTPNLSFDSTHKISLKEVEMHKKNEPVLIHAKMEQIISRAMEQNFVPVIDDQGIFIGMIRRREIIEYCAEQLFNKI from the coding sequence ATGAATATAGCCTTTTTCTTAATTCCAAAAAAAGAAGTGGTCCATCTGCCGATTCATGCAACGATGCGCCAGGCATTGGAAAAAATGGAGTATCACCGATATTCGGCTCTGCCGCTGTTAGATGAAAAGGGAAAATATGTGGCAACGCTGACGGAGGGGGATTTGCTGTGGAAAATGAAGAACACCCCCAATCTAAGCTTTGACAGCACACATAAAATCAGCCTTAAAGAGGTCGAAATGCATAAAAAAAATGAACCGGTTTTGATTCATGCAAAAATGGAGCAGATTATTTCCAGGGCAATGGAGCAAAATTTTGTTCCGGTTATTGATGACCAGGGAATTTTTATCGGCATGATCCGGCGGAGAGAAATTATTGAATACTGTGCGGAACAGCTTTTTAACAAAATTTAA
- a CDS encoding nucleoside transporter C-terminal domain-containing protein codes for MSIIISLVGIVIILLLAYLASNNKKQIKYKPIIIMLVLQIVLTFILLNTGIGLFIINGISALFTKLLEYAASGINFVFGGIANPKEMPFFLNVLLPIVFISALIGIAQHIRLLPIIIKYLGLVLSKVNGLGKLESYNAVASAIFGQSEVFISVKKQLGHLPDHRLYTLCTSAMSTVSASILGAYMTMIDPKYVIVALVLNLFGGFIIVNIINPYDVADSEDFIEVQEGEKQTFFEMLGEYIMDGFKVAIIVGAMLLGFVALIAAINDLFSIIFGISFQTMLGYVFAPFAFIIGIPAGEIVQAGTIMATKLVSNEFVAMLDLGKMTDLSARTTAIISVFLVSFANFSSIGIITGAVKGLHEQKGNVVARFGLKLLYGATLVSFLSAAIVGMLLF; via the coding sequence TTGAGTATCATTATTTCACTGGTTGGAATCGTCATCATTTTGCTGCTTGCGTATTTGGCGAGTAACAATAAAAAGCAAATTAAGTACAAACCTATAATCATTATGCTTGTGCTGCAAATCGTTCTAACGTTTATTCTCTTGAATACAGGGATTGGGTTATTCATTATCAATGGGATTTCAGCTCTGTTTACCAAACTTTTGGAATATGCAGCAAGCGGGATCAACTTCGTATTCGGTGGAATCGCCAATCCGAAAGAGATGCCTTTCTTCTTAAATGTTCTTCTCCCGATTGTTTTTATTTCAGCTTTAATCGGGATTGCCCAGCACATCAGACTGCTGCCGATCATCATTAAGTATCTTGGATTGGTTTTAAGCAAAGTGAACGGCTTGGGGAAACTTGAATCCTACAATGCGGTGGCATCTGCCATTTTCGGCCAATCCGAAGTATTCATCTCGGTTAAGAAACAGCTCGGCCATCTTCCGGACCACCGTTTGTATACACTGTGCACTTCCGCTATGTCGACCGTATCCGCCTCCATTCTTGGTGCATACATGACAATGATCGATCCTAAATATGTCATTGTGGCCCTTGTCCTGAACCTGTTCGGCGGTTTTATCATCGTGAACATCATCAATCCTTACGATGTCGCAGACAGCGAAGACTTCATCGAGGTGCAGGAAGGGGAAAAACAAACCTTCTTCGAAATGCTCGGCGAATACATTATGGACGGCTTTAAAGTCGCCATTATTGTTGGAGCCATGCTTCTCGGTTTCGTTGCCCTGATTGCGGCCATCAATGATCTGTTCAGCATCATTTTCGGAATCAGCTTCCAGACCATGCTCGGATACGTCTTTGCACCATTTGCTTTCATCATCGGAATTCCGGCGGGAGAAATTGTACAAGCCGGCACCATTATGGCGACGAAGCTTGTCTCCAACGAATTTGTTGCCATGCTGGACCTTGGGAAAATGACGGATCTGTCTGCCCGGACAACCGCCATCATCTCCGTATTCCTCGTCTCCTTCGCCAACTTTTCCTCCATCGGTATCATTACCGGTGCGGTGAAAGGACTGCACGAACAAAAAGGAAACGTAGTTGCCCGCTTTGGACTAAAACTTCTTTACGGTGCAACATTGGTAAGCTTCCTATCCGCAGCAATCGTTGGAATGCTGTTGTTTTAA
- a CDS encoding collagen-like protein, translating into MAVRSTGPIENHAAGGRRPSVQTVVKIDNTDSLENAEVLVQGFILNGLRTLYISELFEVKSNEVITKLYFTDFDGYEFLFTTGGAAEDSLQISVWGLNENGEISASQRIVSAELLGADEVNTGETGPTGPTGSDGLPGTTGPTGADGLPGAVGATGPTGADGVPGAAGATGPTGADGLPGAAGGTGPTGADGLPGTPGATGPTGLDGIPGAAGATGPTGADGLPGEPGATGPTGVDGLPGEAGATGPTGVGTPGATGPTGLDGLPGEAGPTGPTGADGLPGTPGATGSTGADGVPGAPGTTGPTGADGLPGATGPTGSDGLPGTPGATGPTGADGVPGAPGTTGSTGSDGLPGATGPTGSDGLPGTPGATGPTGSDGIPGAPGSTGPTGADGLPGTPGSTGPTGSDGLPGTTGPTGADGLPGTPGSTGPTGSDGLPGTTGPTGADGLPGAAGATGPTGLAGLPGTPGATGPTGADGLAGAPGTTGPTGSDGLAGSTGPTGADGVPGAPGTTGPTGAEGVPGATGPTGADGLPGATGPTGADGLPGATGPTGADGLPGASGATGPTGSDGLPGTAGATGPTGSDGIPGAPGSTGPTGADGLPGTPGSTGPTGSDGLPGTTGPTGADGLPGAAGATGSTGLAGLPGTPGATGPTGADGLAGAPGTTGPTGSDGLPGSTGPTGADGLQGAAGATGPTGLAGLPGAPGTTGPTGADGVPGAPGTTGPTGADGLPGTPGATGPTGSDGLPGIPGATGPTGADGLAGAPGTTGPTGSDGLPGTPGATGATGSDGLPGTPGAPGQTGADGVPGAPGTTGPTGADGLPGTPGATGPTGSDGLPGIPGATGPTGADGLAGAPGTTGPTGADGVPGAPGTTGPTGADGVPGAPGTTGPTGSDGIPGTPGATGPTGSDGIPGTPGTPGTTGPTGSDGLPGTPGATGPTGSDGLPGTPGATGATGSEGLPGATGPTGSVGIPGTPGPTGPTGVDGLPGVTGPTGFQGTAGPTGATGTQGIAGPTGATGTQGTAGPTGATGIQGIAGPTGATGTQGIAGPTGATGTQGTAGPTGASGTQGTAGPTGATGTQGTAGPTGATGTQGIAGPTGATGTQGTAGPTGATGTQGTAGPTGATGTQGIAGPTGATGTQGIAGPTGATGNQGIAGPTGATGTQGTAGPTGATGTQGTTGLTGATGIQGNTGPTGATGASGAGSLAFSNNNGSISVYPPLNNLVTVASVTTPVTAGQNIKIDFGLGFEVSTSDAGGFTAEFRIYRSGVLISTRTLNQATFNAGNRRYDVSNTYVDTAPAADPGAIYDLRVIVTAINNVNTGIAVNRNLNLIKF; encoded by the coding sequence GTAAAATCTAATGAAGTGATTACTAAATTGTATTTTACTGATTTTGATGGGTATGAATTTTTGTTCACTACCGGTGGTGCCGCGGAGGATTCTCTTCAAATATCTGTTTGGGGACTAAATGAAAATGGTGAAATCTCAGCTTCGCAGCGAATTGTTTCAGCTGAATTACTGGGAGCAGATGAAGTAAACACTGGGGAGACCGGTCCGACCGGTCCAACGGGGTCTGATGGGTTACCAGGGACAACCGGTCCAACAGGAGCAGATGGATTGCCTGGGGCAGTAGGAGCAACCGGTCCTACCGGAGCAGATGGCGTACCGGGAGCAGCGGGAGCAACTGGTCCTACCGGAGCAGATGGGTTGCCGGGGGCGGCGGGAGGAACCGGTCCAACAGGAGCAGATGGGTTACCGGGAACTCCAGGAGCAACCGGCCCAACGGGATTAGATGGAATACCGGGAGCAGCGGGAGCAACTGGTCCAACAGGAGCAGATGGGTTACCGGGAGAACCAGGGGCGACGGGTCCAACGGGAGTAGATGGATTGCCTGGGGAAGCAGGAGCAACTGGTCCAACAGGAGTAGGAACCCCAGGAGCAACGGGCCCGACTGGATTAGATGGTTTACCAGGAGAAGCGGGGCCAACCGGTCCAACGGGAGCAGACGGATTACCTGGAACCCCAGGAGCAACCGGTTCAACGGGAGCAGATGGAGTACCGGGAGCACCAGGAACAACCGGTCCAACGGGAGCAGACGGATTACCGGGGGCAACCGGTCCAACAGGATCAGACGGTTTACCGGGAACCCCAGGAGCAACGGGTCCAACGGGAGCAGATGGAGTACCGGGAGCACCAGGAACAACCGGTTCAACGGGATCAGACGGATTACCGGGGGCAACCGGTCCAACAGGATCAGACGGTTTACCGGGAACCCCAGGAGCAACGGGTCCAACGGGGTCTGATGGAATACCGGGAGCACCAGGATCAACTGGCCCAACAGGAGCAGATGGTTTACCGGGAACCCCAGGATCAACCGGCCCAACGGGATCAGATGGTTTACCGGGAACAACCGGTCCAACGGGAGCAGACGGTTTACCGGGAACCCCAGGATCAACCGGCCCAACGGGATCAGATGGTTTACCGGGAACAACCGGTCCAACGGGAGCAGACGGTTTACCGGGAGCAGCGGGAGCAACCGGTCCGACGGGATTAGCTGGCTTGCCGGGAACACCAGGAGCAACGGGCCCGACAGGAGCAGATGGGTTGGCGGGAGCACCAGGAACAACGGGTCCAACGGGGTCTGATGGGTTAGCAGGATCAACCGGTCCAACGGGAGCAGATGGAGTACCGGGAGCACCAGGAACAACCGGTCCAACGGGAGCAGAAGGCGTACCGGGAGCAACGGGTCCAACGGGGGCAGATGGATTGCCGGGGGCAACGGGTCCAACGGGGGCAGATGGATTGCCGGGGGCAACGGGTCCAACGGGGGCAGATGGATTGCCGGGGGCATCAGGGGCAACGGGCCCGACTGGATCAGATGGTTTACCAGGAACCGCAGGAGCAACGGGTCCAACGGGGTCTGATGGAATACCGGGAGCACCAGGATCAACTGGCCCAACAGGAGCAGATGGTTTACCGGGAACCCCAGGATCAACCGGCCCAACGGGATCAGATGGTTTACCGGGAACAACCGGTCCAACGGGAGCAGACGGTTTACCGGGAGCAGCGGGAGCAACAGGTTCGACGGGATTAGCTGGCTTGCCGGGAACACCAGGAGCAACGGGCCCGACAGGAGCAGATGGGTTGGCGGGAGCACCAGGAACAACGGGTCCAACGGGGTCTGATGGGTTACCAGGATCAACCGGTCCAACGGGAGCAGACGGTTTACAGGGAGCAGCGGGAGCAACCGGTCCGACGGGGTTAGCTGGCTTGCCGGGAGCACCTGGAACAACCGGTCCAACGGGAGCAGATGGAGTACCGGGAGCACCAGGAACAACCGGTCCAACAGGAGCAGACGGGTTACCGGGAACCCCAGGGGCAACGGGCCCTACTGGATCAGACGGGTTACCGGGAATACCAGGAGCAACGGGCCCGACAGGAGCAGATGGGTTGGCGGGAGCACCAGGAACAACGGGCCCAACAGGATCAGACGGTTTACCGGGAACCCCAGGAGCAACGGGCGCAACAGGATCAGATGGCTTACCCGGAACACCAGGAGCACCCGGTCAAACGGGAGCAGATGGAGTGCCGGGAGCACCAGGAACAACCGGTCCAACGGGAGCAGACGGTTTACCGGGAACCCCAGGGGCAACGGGCCCTACTGGATCAGACGGTTTACCGGGAATACCAGGAGCAACGGGCCCGACAGGAGCAGATGGGTTGGCGGGAGCACCAGGAACAACCGGTCCAACGGGAGCAGATGGAGTACCGGGAGCACCAGGAACAACCGGTCCAACGGGAGCAGATGGAGTACCGGGAGCACCAGGAACAACCGGTCCAACCGGATCAGACGGTATACCGGGAACACCAGGGGCAACCGGTCCAACCGGATCAGACGGTATACCGGGAACCCCAGGAACCCCAGGAACAACGGGCCCGACTGGATCAGATGGCTTGCCGGGAACACCAGGAGCAACGGGCCCAACCGGATCAGACGGTTTACCGGGAACACCAGGAGCGACAGGCGCAACCGGATCAGAAGGGTTACCGGGGGCAACTGGTCCAACGGGATCAGTCGGTATACCGGGAACCCCAGGACCAACCGGCCCAACAGGGGTTGACGGCTTACCAGGAGTAACAGGACCAACAGGATTCCAGGGAACTGCCGGCCCGACCGGAGCAACGGGAACTCAGGGAATTGCCGGCCCGACCGGAGCAACGGGAACTCAGGGGACCGCCGGCCCGACCGGAGCAACGGGAATTCAGGGAATCGCCGGCCCAACTGGAGCAACGGGAACTCAGGGAATTGCCGGCCCGACCGGAGCAACGGGAACTCAGGGGACCGCCGGCCCGACCGGAGCATCGGGAACTCAGGGGACCGCCGGCCCGACAGGAGCAACGGGAACTCAGGGGACCGCCGGCCCGACCGGAGCAACGGGAACTCAGGGAATCGCCGGCCCGACCGGAGCAACGGGAACTCAGGGGACCGCCGGCCCAACTGGAGCAACGGGAACTCAGGGGACCGCCGGCCCGACCGGAGCAACGGGAACTCAGGGAATTGCCGGCCCAACTGGAGCAACGGGAACTCAGGGAATTGCCGGCCCGACCGGAGCAACTGGGAATCAGGGAATCGCCGGCCCAACTGGAGCAACGGGAACTCAGGGGACCGCCGGCCCAACTGGAGCAACGGGAACGCAGGGGACCACCGGTCTGACTGGTGCGACGGGAATCCAGGGAAATACAGGTCCAACCGGAGCAACCGGAGCATCAGGAGCCGGTTCCCTGGCATTTAGTAATAATAATGGGAGTATTTCCGTGTATCCACCGCTAAACAACCTGGTCACAGTGGCGAGTGTGACAACTCCTGTAACTGCAGGGCAAAATATTAAAATAGATTTTGGTTTAGGTTTTGAAGTCTCAACTTCGGATGCGGGCGGCTTCACTGCAGAATTCAGAATTTACCGAAGCGGAGTCTTAATTTCGACTAGAACTTTGAATCAAGCCACTTTTAATGCCGGAAATCGAAGATATGACGTTTCCAACACTTATGTAGATACTGCTCCCGCTGCTGACCCTGGAGCTATATATGACCTAAGAGTGATCGTGACGGCAATAAATAATGTAAATACCGGGATAGCTGTAAACAGAAATTTAAATTTAATCAAGTTTTAA